One Trichomycterus rosablanca isolate fTriRos1 chromosome 10, fTriRos1.hap1, whole genome shotgun sequence DNA window includes the following coding sequences:
- the mxtx2 gene encoding mix-type homeobox gene 2, translated as MWTDSIVGKDGASQASKVAGRRKRTSFTKEHLELLRMAFSVDPYPGISVRESLSQATGLPESRIQVWFQNKRARTLKNRSTSTSPQPEAASSLPSPFLAPHMVDMMDSRQAQFNNAQPVLRDDSEQDCFYTDLSPQSFGYPPSGAHCSTPSIRPRQDRLLGTSLSPSAFPSELEMTPISWSSLRPRGLSSPGCLWSPPIQGTGSSSNDESQVFLYPPPPYPHGTVSSGYVSSLKPASPESADSAFWDMGLESSSPPMPYSQSGSVMWDESAQEQSQALAPLPNLSSQCLEEVLGEIEPGWWKINGQMELQ; from the exons ATGTGGACTGATAGCATTGTTG GTAAAGATGGAGCATCTCAGGCCAGTAAGGTTGCAGGCAGGAGAAAGAGGACCAGCTTCACTAAGGAGCATTTGGAGCTTCTACGAATGGCTTTTAGTGTGGACCCGTACCCTGGCATTAGTGTCAGAGAAAGTCTGTCTCAAGCCACTGGCCTCCCAGAGTCCAGAATTCAG GTATGGTTCCAGAACAAGAGGGCAAGAACTCTGAAGAACAGGTCCACTAGTACTTCCCCTCAACCAGAAGCTGCTTCTTCTCTGCCCAGCCCCTTCCTGGCACCTCACATGGTTGACATGATGGACAGCAGACAGGCGCAGTTCAACAATGCTCAACCAGTGTTGAGAGATGACAGTGAACAGGACTGCTTCTATACTGACCTGTCTCCACAAAGTTTTGGCTATCCACCAAGTGGAGCCCACTGCAGCACTCCATCCATCAGACCACGCCAGGACCGGCTGCTGGGCACCAGCTTAAGTCCTTCTGCGTTTCCTTCAGAATTGGAGATGACCCCTATCAGCTGGAGCTCTCTGAGACCCAGGGGACTGTCCTCTCCAGGGTGTCTGTGGAGCCCACCAATTCAGGGCACTGGATCCAGCAGCAATGATGAGAGCCAGGTCTTCCTTTATCCTCCACCTCCATATCCTCATGGCACTGTGAGTTCTGGATACGTCAGCTCCCTGAAGCCTGCGTCTCCAGAATCTGCTGATTCTGCCTTTTGGGACATGGGACTGGAGAGCTCCTCACCACCCATGCCATATTCTCAGAGTGGAAGCGTAATGTGGGATGAATCTGCTCAGGAACAGTCTCAAGCTTTGGCCCCATTGCCAAATCTGTCTTCTCAGTGTTTGGAGGAAGTTCTTGGAGAGATTGAGCCAGGCTGGTGGAAGATTAATGGACAGATGGAGCTTCAGTAG